A genomic segment from Candidatus Leptovillus gracilis encodes:
- a CDS encoding HAMP domain-containing protein, whose protein sequence is MINPLRRRLGWKLFFSYLAVVLLGAAVLIAAMEFTLPRAFTRHLAAMEMALLSNGSHEMVGDGHLADDLVINFRTAVTEATLIALTAASLVALAFSALMSRRIVRPVRQIMEASRDIAQGDYSRTVPLPDRPLADLDEMGQLAHSFNQMAGQLAESDTLRRQLIGDVSHELSTPLTVIKGSMEGLIDGVLPPDAATFQQIQQEAARLQRLVADLQELSRVEAGSYDLHRRPLDLGALITDVGVGLHRQFDDKGVRLRVQLPPGLLMVEADSDRIAQVLINLIGNALQYTPALGEVVVTAVRQQPNVCITIADTGEGIPAEHLPHLFTRFYRVDKSRARASGGSGIGLTIARHLVEAHGGRIWVESDGVGQGSRFTFTLPIR, encoded by the coding sequence ATGATCAATCCGTTACGTCGTCGTTTGGGCTGGAAATTGTTTTTCTCGTATCTGGCAGTGGTGCTGCTGGGCGCGGCTGTGTTGATAGCGGCGATGGAGTTTACGCTGCCGCGTGCTTTCACGCGCCACCTGGCAGCGATGGAGATGGCCCTTTTGTCCAACGGCAGCCATGAGATGGTGGGCGATGGGCATCTGGCAGACGATCTGGTGATTAACTTTAGAACGGCCGTTACCGAAGCCACCCTCATCGCCCTGACAGCCGCCAGCCTCGTCGCCCTGGCCTTCAGCGCCCTGATGAGCCGCCGCATTGTGCGCCCCGTGCGCCAGATCATGGAAGCCAGCCGCGACATCGCTCAGGGCGATTACAGCCGTACCGTGCCGCTGCCCGACCGTCCCCTGGCCGACCTGGACGAGATGGGGCAGTTGGCCCACAGCTTCAACCAGATGGCCGGGCAGTTGGCCGAGTCCGACACCCTGCGCCGCCAACTCATCGGCGACGTCAGCCACGAGTTGAGTACGCCGCTGACCGTCATTAAAGGCTCGATGGAAGGGCTGATAGATGGGGTGCTGCCCCCGGACGCCGCCACTTTCCAGCAAATCCAGCAAGAAGCCGCTCGTTTGCAGCGGTTGGTGGCCGATTTGCAGGAACTGAGCCGGGTAGAGGCTGGCAGCTACGATTTGCATCGCCGTCCGTTGGACCTGGGCGCACTGATCACCGACGTAGGTGTCGGTCTGCACCGCCAGTTTGACGACAAAGGGGTACGTCTGCGCGTGCAGCTCCCGCCCGGCTTGCTCATGGTCGAGGCGGACAGCGACCGGATCGCTCAGGTATTGATTAACCTGATCGGCAATGCGCTGCAATATACGCCGGCGCTGGGAGAAGTGGTGGTAACGGCCGTTCGCCAACAGCCCAACGTCTGCATCACCATCGCCGACACGGGGGAAGGCATCCCCGCCGAACATCTGCCCCACCTGTTCACCCGCTTCTACCGCGTAGACAAATCGCGGGCGCGGGCCAGTGGCGGCAGCGGCATCGGCCTGACGATTGCCCGCCATCTGGTAGAAGCGCATGGGGGACGTATCTGGGTGGAAAGTGACGGGGTGGGGCAGGGCAGCCGGTTTACCTTTACGCTGCCCATCAGGTGA
- a CDS encoding dienelactone hydrolase family protein yields the protein MYQTDMYEGMLAETVMIPGMNGDLINAYFARPLGPGPFPGMVVIHHMPGWDEWYREATRKFAHHGYAALSPNLYFRAGHGTPEDVAVKVRAEGGVADDQAVGDMAGALAYLQSLPYLNGKIGVFGTCSGGRHAYLAACRIPGFTAVVDCWGGHVVMAPKDLSPKRPVAPLDYTADLPCPLLGLFGAEDHNPTPEQVALHEQELQKHGKPYEFHMYPNAGHGFFYYHRPNYRQEQAVDGWQKIFAFLEKHLGAPA from the coding sequence ATGTACCAGACAGATATGTACGAAGGCATGCTCGCCGAAACCGTCATGATTCCCGGAATGAACGGGGACCTTATCAACGCCTATTTTGCCCGGCCTTTAGGCCCCGGCCCCTTTCCGGGCATGGTTGTTATCCACCATATGCCCGGCTGGGACGAGTGGTATCGGGAAGCCACCCGCAAATTTGCCCACCACGGCTACGCCGCTCTTTCACCCAATCTATATTTCCGTGCCGGGCACGGCACGCCGGAAGACGTCGCCGTCAAAGTGCGCGCCGAAGGCGGCGTGGCCGACGATCAGGCGGTGGGCGATATGGCCGGCGCACTGGCCTATTTACAATCCCTGCCTTACCTGAACGGCAAAATCGGCGTGTTTGGCACCTGTTCCGGCGGTCGCCACGCATACCTGGCCGCCTGCCGCATTCCCGGTTTTACGGCCGTGGTGGACTGTTGGGGTGGGCATGTGGTCATGGCCCCGAAAGATCTGTCGCCCAAACGCCCTGTTGCCCCTCTCGATTACACCGCCGACTTGCCCTGCCCGCTGCTGGGCCTCTTTGGCGCTGAAGATCACAATCCCACACCTGAGCAAGTGGCCCTCCACGAACAGGAACTGCAAAAACATGGCAAGCCATACGAGTTTCACATGTACCCCAACGCCGGGCATGGCTTTTTCTACTACCACCGGCCCAATTACCGGCAGGAACAGGCGGTTGATGGCTGGCAAAAGATTTTTGCCTTTCTGGAAAAACATCTGGGTGCGCCGGCTTGA
- a CDS encoding response regulator transcription factor, translating to MSAKILIVDDEQSILNLVTAYLRPEGYEVETAVNGRSALPLFRSFQPDLVVLDIMLPGMDGLELLAQLRRESDVYVILLTAKNEETDKLVGLAVGADDYLTKPFSPRELVARIKAALRRLQSGGGVPESQVMQFAHLRLDIAARRVWADGQEVELTGTEFDLLKVLAEHRGLVISREQLLEKVWGQNFFGEIRVVDVHLGHVRQKLGPHHAIVTVRGVGYRFEP from the coding sequence ATGTCCGCAAAAATATTGATTGTTGACGATGAACAAAGCATTCTCAATCTGGTGACGGCTTATTTGCGGCCAGAGGGGTATGAGGTGGAAACGGCCGTGAACGGCCGTTCTGCCCTCCCCCTCTTTCGCAGCTTCCAGCCTGACCTGGTGGTGCTGGACATCATGCTGCCCGGCATGGATGGGCTGGAACTGCTGGCCCAACTGCGCCGCGAATCCGATGTGTACGTTATCCTGCTTACGGCTAAAAACGAGGAGACCGATAAGCTGGTGGGGCTGGCTGTTGGCGCGGATGATTACCTGACAAAGCCATTCAGCCCGCGTGAATTGGTGGCCCGCATCAAGGCCGCCCTGCGCCGTTTGCAAAGCGGCGGCGGCGTCCCGGAAAGCCAGGTAATGCAGTTTGCACACCTGCGCCTGGACATCGCCGCCCGCCGCGTCTGGGCTGATGGGCAAGAAGTTGAGCTGACCGGCACCGAATTCGACCTGCTCAAAGTCTTGGCCGAACATCGCGGTCTGGTCATCAGCCGGGAACAGCTTTTGGAAAAAGTATGGGGGCAAAATTTCTTCGGCGAAATCCGTGTGGTAGACGTTCACCTGGGGCATGTGCGCCAAAAGTTAGGGCCGCATCACGCCATTGTCACGGTGCGCGGCGTCGGGTATCGTTTTGAGCCATAA
- a CDS encoding FixH family protein, whose product MKKSALTIFVTAAVTAVLLFILFIFLMPTLGPRFMHPLMAGNMPENRPAAMAAMMNSAAPAELDTAADRLTDNGLFNVSYSSDLDPIAINQMHSWTLLVTTPDGQPVADAIILVDGGMPQHGHGLPTQPQVTEYLGNGRYRVEGLRFQMGGWWEVKFDITAADQNDAITFNLALAG is encoded by the coding sequence ATGAAAAAATCAGCTCTGACCATCTTTGTCACCGCGGCCGTAACGGCCGTTCTCCTCTTCATCCTCTTTATCTTCCTCATGCCCACCCTCGGCCCGCGCTTTATGCACCCCCTGATGGCCGGAAATATGCCTGAAAACAGGCCAGCGGCCATGGCCGCCATGATGAACAGCGCCGCGCCGGCCGAACTGGACACCGCCGCCGACCGCCTCACCGACAATGGCCTGTTCAACGTCTCCTACAGCAGCGACCTCGACCCCATCGCCATCAACCAGATGCACAGTTGGACGCTGCTGGTGACCACGCCCGACGGACAGCCGGTGGCAGACGCCATCATCCTGGTAGACGGCGGTATGCCCCAACACGGTCACGGCCTACCGACGCAGCCGCAGGTGACGGAATATTTGGGAAACGGCCGTTATCGCGTCGAAGGATTGCGCTTCCAGATGGGCGGCTGGTGGGAAGTCAAGTTCGACATCACCGCCGCTGACCAAAACGACGCCATCACCTTCAACCTCGCTTTGGCTGGATAA
- a CDS encoding DNRLRE domain-containing protein: MKQTRFLLWSAGFCAFVALVLWSFFVTPASQAQTIAPPPVNETTPATAVPLSPTAPQFQTTLFATADTYVSSANPNTNYGTAADLQVSLSGVFPANVFKRTLVAFDLSELPENAVILTATLRLYSEFNMAQTAVPHSPADSTINVYAIDAPWSETTVTYGNRPATSYHGDPPASYVLTGWTEWDVRNTVAGWAAGDYPNYGFWLTTGLQESAYWQSRNAGTLNMPRLQITYTTAGSPLWVPVQADTWVNQAAPSTNYNGDTTVRVGRVSSTGSQSHTLLKFNLADLPANVQVTDARLELYSELNLASAPDAPLALSVYPDAVLADWNPATVTWNNKPTAVNVGDPPTTPIYNSWSQWDVTNIVDGWASGLRPNYGLLLRPGGSDDHIHYFYALPAVKSARLIVSYEPICNPPTGVTISGVTQGSTGVAYTFDTAVTGDPTLPITYTWSATDQTPSSGPETAVTYTWNSPGAKTVAVTVTGCGGSVSDSHAVTISTPPPACSTPLTDLSLSGPTQGITGTLYTFNAAASPAGATLPVTYTWAATGQTPQTIVGGLTADKQYTWPDAGSKEIVVTAANCGAAFQRTHTIAVQSRADLPDLTTGSLWYDSAAQRVGLILGNVGGSAAPAGHVVKLFRNNVEVGQSVYTGLIPAGGLRDAYVDYAWQCTGTTAQIKVCADATGLIDEGSETNNCREETWACDLNPPAFISGPTVDQITEHTARITWQSSEATTGEVYVSGQGFSYGPPVLSSTPGLSHQVVVSGLQADRDYRFQVILVDGGQNRSNSPEQFFRTATLCSDAPVVSSLTMTKYLDTPYEFWALRASVTDPACMDRLSFFWDGQVVGRDYSPDGDVFEVYLSPHALGLTPAQFFAQSKDLRVQAYSLGGAVTVQTTTVVVPNRPAPATVHGPADEQLVYTPDPTTPADARLPVTAYGAKFAWGCTSPYVPVANTPPGVSPVLCSEVVSPVNSLRFKLNGVTQSTQSPAGLITTYDLNVGGLSLGDHTLEVCGLVGSGSDWRCDQQVLHVEQGSANLVVSRSVTRVGSYFQVAVRLRNQGVMAAYIENVFDNATGFQHASKAFSGDYAARPYTYTPTTRASVINLEASGSPVRILPGQEYIFQYIMSPLLFENSASYAIGSQPMLIVWRNGSPTATVQHKSLVRVNQFVYDGDGGPLTALTDMVAAAFSGSDYVLVTNPAQLLSLYGINQVPALLGQMAHLASLKNGVLGYLDSQNSLLLDRLVDPRKGLHWTASLHPNFGVKNKGYMLIVGETEIVPSFYVGESHFTTYAGIPDHVYESDLPYANTGGNTARPELVVGRIIGNDAAALQTPLSLIINVYEGTGGRTFNRSHALLVSGSGDGDESQFIPTVNIIRDILQGEGWAVTRFHAAQNPGGDETDFNVWKPWAINQDVLLFRDHGNTDNWGGMLTSGNVSSLNLAQGNSAPFGFGVACLAGNYERDGDYNLAEAFLEYGGAAYIGSTEISERSTNSYAAKAFFRRWPVTDSIGVAFNNTKIAVWDTDSGWESFDHEKLWAYEYNLYGCPKYGQTSGSVLAAVTPTSAPAAQLPLQIPNFTVTTVDGYDQVEIPGGLLRLTPGGFQTPYWSARVDYPAGQRVTAVHLTTLGTPTVISGLNLPVTAPGMDCEGCPVLPAPDPLDTAGWVPDLAQKFDWQVEENSDGSSTLWLAVYPFFYNVDTTDALYYRDFLFTVDTLAADVQIDAWLAEIDAVGVGETAVFNLSLHNDGAAQDVVVEAAIKPLVIEESVGGLPLRLLSDLSGPASLDLAWDAAGVTPGVYRAEVRLRDLQGNLLDSETTEFRVGVLAGEGVALTAVPDFFQPGDDIMLAFSFRNSGDVALTGTAVIQVQSADGLLVTDEFTHTITALAPGATLNLSDIWDTTAVAGGNYRVAAYVKYGGGVSEPLQAQISTQRRVYLPLIVRP; the protein is encoded by the coding sequence ATGAAACAAACCCGCTTTCTGCTCTGGTCTGCTGGTTTTTGCGCCTTTGTAGCGTTGGTTCTATGGAGTTTTTTTGTCACGCCTGCCAGCCAGGCGCAAACCATCGCGCCGCCGCCTGTTAACGAGACAACACCGGCAACGGCCGTTCCCCTCTCCCCCACCGCGCCCCAATTCCAAACCACCCTCTTCGCCACCGCCGATACCTACGTCTCTTCAGCCAATCCCAACACCAACTACGGCACGGCCGCCGACCTGCAAGTGAGTCTCAGCGGCGTTTTCCCCGCCAATGTCTTCAAACGCACCCTCGTCGCGTTTGACCTGAGCGAACTGCCGGAAAATGCCGTGATCCTCACTGCGACCCTGCGCCTCTATTCTGAGTTTAATATGGCGCAAACGGCCGTTCCCCACTCCCCCGCCGACTCCACCATCAACGTCTACGCCATAGACGCGCCCTGGAGTGAGACCACCGTCACCTACGGCAATCGTCCTGCAACCTCTTACCACGGGGACCCGCCTGCCAGCTACGTCCTCACCGGCTGGACCGAATGGGACGTGCGCAACACCGTCGCCGGCTGGGCGGCCGGCGACTATCCCAACTACGGTTTCTGGTTGACGACCGGCCTGCAAGAATCCGCCTACTGGCAGTCGCGCAACGCCGGCACGCTCAACATGCCCCGCCTGCAAATCACCTACACCACCGCAGGCTCGCCCCTCTGGGTTCCGGTGCAGGCCGACACCTGGGTCAACCAGGCTGCGCCATCCACCAACTACAACGGCGATACCACCGTGCGCGTCGGCCGCGTCAGCAGCACCGGCAGCCAGTCCCACACCCTGCTCAAGTTCAACCTCGCCGATCTGCCCGCCAACGTGCAGGTCACAGACGCCCGATTGGAGCTGTACTCGGAGCTGAATCTGGCCTCCGCGCCCGATGCGCCGCTGGCGCTCAGCGTCTACCCGGACGCGGTCCTGGCCGATTGGAACCCGGCGACCGTGACCTGGAACAACAAGCCAACGGCCGTTAACGTCGGCGACCCGCCCACCACGCCCATCTACAACAGTTGGAGCCAGTGGGACGTGACCAACATCGTGGATGGCTGGGCCAGCGGGCTGCGCCCCAACTATGGCCTGCTGCTGCGTCCCGGCGGCAGCGACGACCATATCCACTACTTCTACGCCCTGCCCGCCGTCAAATCGGCGCGGCTCATCGTCAGCTATGAGCCGATTTGCAACCCGCCCACCGGCGTCACCATCAGCGGCGTCACCCAGGGCAGCACGGGCGTGGCCTATACGTTTGACACGGCCGTTACCGGCGACCCCACCCTGCCCATCACCTACACCTGGAGCGCCACCGACCAGACGCCCAGCAGCGGGCCGGAAACGGCCGTCACCTACACCTGGAACAGCCCCGGCGCAAAAACCGTCGCCGTCACCGTCACCGGCTGTGGCGGCAGCGTCAGCGACAGCCACGCCGTCACCATCAGCACCCCGCCGCCGGCCTGCTCTACCCCCCTCACCGATTTAAGCCTGAGCGGGCCAACGCAGGGCATCACCGGCACGCTCTATACCTTCAACGCCGCCGCCAGTCCGGCCGGCGCTACCCTGCCCGTCACCTACACCTGGGCCGCCACCGGCCAGACGCCGCAAACCATCGTCGGTGGCCTCACCGCCGACAAGCAGTACACTTGGCCCGACGCGGGCAGCAAGGAGATTGTCGTCACCGCCGCAAACTGCGGCGCGGCCTTCCAGCGCACGCACACCATCGCCGTGCAGTCCCGCGCCGACCTGCCCGACCTGACGACCGGCAGCCTGTGGTACGACAGCGCCGCGCAGCGCGTGGGGTTGATTCTGGGCAACGTGGGCGGCTCGGCGGCCCCGGCCGGCCACGTCGTCAAGCTGTTCCGCAATAACGTGGAGGTGGGGCAGAGTGTGTACACGGGCCTTATCCCCGCCGGCGGCCTGCGCGATGCTTACGTGGACTATGCCTGGCAGTGCACCGGCACGACGGCGCAAATCAAAGTCTGCGCCGACGCCACCGGCCTGATTGACGAAGGCAGCGAAACCAACAACTGCCGCGAAGAAACCTGGGCCTGCGACCTCAACCCGCCGGCCTTCATCAGCGGCCCCACCGTAGACCAGATCACCGAACACACGGCGCGCATCACCTGGCAAAGCAGCGAAGCCACCACCGGCGAAGTTTACGTCAGCGGCCAGGGCTTTAGCTACGGCCCGCCCGTCCTCAGCAGCACGCCGGGTTTGTCCCATCAGGTCGTCGTCAGCGGCCTGCAAGCCGACCGCGATTACCGCTTCCAGGTGATTCTGGTGGATGGCGGGCAAAATCGCAGCAACAGCCCGGAGCAGTTCTTCCGCACCGCCACCCTGTGCAGCGACGCGCCGGTCGTCAGCTCCCTGACCATGACCAAATATCTGGACACCCCCTACGAGTTCTGGGCTTTGCGCGCCAGCGTCACCGATCCCGCCTGCATGGACCGCCTGAGCTTCTTCTGGGATGGGCAGGTGGTCGGCCGCGACTACAGCCCCGACGGCGACGTATTCGAGGTGTACCTGTCGCCCCACGCCTTGGGACTGACCCCGGCCCAATTCTTCGCCCAGAGCAAAGATCTGCGCGTCCAGGCGTACAGTTTGGGCGGTGCTGTAACGGTCCAGACGACGACTGTTGTTGTGCCCAACCGGCCCGCCCCGGCTACCGTCCACGGCCCGGCCGATGAACAGTTGGTCTACACTCCCGACCCCACCACGCCCGCCGACGCCCGCCTGCCGGTGACGGCTTATGGGGCGAAGTTTGCCTGGGGCTGCACGTCGCCTTACGTTCCGGTGGCTAATACGCCGCCCGGCGTGTCGCCGGTGCTGTGCAGCGAAGTGGTGTCGCCGGTGAACTCGCTCCGCTTTAAGCTGAATGGCGTGACGCAAAGCACGCAATCGCCCGCCGGCCTCATCACCACCTACGACCTGAACGTGGGCGGCCTGAGCCTGGGCGACCACACGCTGGAAGTGTGCGGCCTGGTGGGCAGCGGCAGCGATTGGCGCTGCGACCAACAGGTGCTGCACGTGGAACAGGGGTCGGCCAATCTGGTGGTTTCGCGCAGCGTGACCCGCGTGGGCAGCTATTTTCAGGTAGCCGTGCGCCTGCGCAACCAGGGCGTGATGGCGGCCTACATCGAAAACGTGTTCGACAACGCCACCGGTTTCCAGCACGCCAGTAAAGCCTTTAGCGGCGATTATGCGGCACGGCCGTATACCTACACCCCCACCACCCGCGCCAGTGTCATCAACCTGGAAGCCAGCGGCAGCCCGGTGCGCATTCTGCCCGGCCAGGAATACATCTTCCAATATATCATGTCGCCGCTGCTGTTTGAGAACAGCGCCAGCTACGCCATCGGCAGCCAGCCGATGCTGATTGTCTGGCGCAATGGCAGTCCCACTGCCACCGTGCAGCACAAAAGTCTGGTGCGCGTGAATCAGTTCGTCTACGATGGCGACGGCGGCCCGCTGACAGCCCTGACCGACATGGTGGCCGCTGCCTTCAGCGGCAGCGACTACGTACTGGTGACAAATCCCGCCCAACTGCTGTCCCTGTACGGAATCAATCAGGTTCCCGCCTTGCTGGGGCAGATGGCCCACCTGGCCTCGCTGAAAAACGGCGTCTTGGGCTACCTGGACAGCCAGAACAGCTTGCTGCTGGACCGGCTGGTAGACCCGCGCAAAGGGCTGCATTGGACCGCCAGCCTGCATCCCAACTTCGGCGTGAAAAACAAAGGCTACATGCTCATCGTCGGCGAGACGGAGATTGTGCCCTCCTTCTACGTGGGCGAGAGCCACTTCACCACCTACGCTGGCATCCCCGACCACGTGTACGAAAGCGACCTGCCTTATGCCAACACCGGCGGCAACACGGCGCGGCCGGAACTGGTGGTGGGGCGCATCATCGGCAACGATGCGGCGGCGCTGCAAACGCCGCTGAGCCTGATCATCAACGTCTACGAAGGCACGGGCGGGCGCACCTTTAACCGCTCCCACGCCCTGCTGGTCAGTGGCAGCGGCGATGGCGATGAGAGCCAATTTATACCGACGGTCAACATCATCCGAGACATTCTGCAAGGCGAAGGTTGGGCGGTGACGCGCTTCCACGCGGCGCAAAACCCTGGCGGTGATGAAACCGACTTCAACGTCTGGAAGCCGTGGGCCATCAACCAGGATGTGCTGCTGTTCCGCGACCACGGCAATACCGACAATTGGGGCGGGATGCTGACGTCGGGCAATGTCTCGTCGCTGAATCTGGCCCAGGGCAACAGCGCTCCCTTTGGCTTTGGCGTGGCCTGTCTGGCGGGCAACTACGAGCGAGACGGCGATTACAACCTGGCCGAAGCGTTCCTGGAATATGGCGGCGCGGCCTATATCGGCTCGACGGAGATTTCGGAGCGGAGTACCAACAGCTATGCGGCCAAGGCGTTTTTCCGCCGCTGGCCGGTGACGGATTCCATCGGCGTGGCCTTCAACAATACCAAGATCGCCGTTTGGGACACCGACAGCGGTTGGGAATCGTTTGACCACGAGAAGTTGTGGGCGTATGAGTACAACCTGTATGGCTGCCCCAAGTATGGGCAGACGAGCGGGAGTGTGCTGGCAGCTGTGACCCCCACTTCGGCCCCCGCCGCCCAACTGCCCCTCCAAATCCCCAACTTCACCGTGACGACGGTGGACGGTTACGACCAGGTGGAAATCCCTGGCGGCCTGCTGCGGCTGACGCCGGGCGGCTTCCAGACCCCGTACTGGAGTGCGCGGGTGGATTATCCGGCGGGGCAGCGGGTAACGGCCGTTCACCTCACTACCCTGGGCACGCCCACCGTCATCAGCGGGCTGAATCTGCCAGTGACCGCGCCGGGCATGGACTGTGAAGGCTGCCCTGTGCTGCCCGCGCCCGACCCGCTGGACACGGCCGGCTGGGTTCCCGACCTGGCGCAAAAGTTTGACTGGCAGGTGGAAGAAAACAGCGACGGCAGTTCGACGTTGTGGCTGGCAGTTTATCCCTTCTTCTACAACGTGGACACAACCGACGCCCTGTATTACCGGGACTTCCTCTTCACCGTGGACACGCTGGCCGCCGACGTGCAGATTGACGCCTGGCTGGCGGAAATTGACGCGGTGGGGGTGGGGGAAACGGCCGTGTTCAACCTCAGCCTGCACAACGACGGCGCGGCGCAGGACGTGGTGGTGGAAGCGGCAATCAAACCGCTCGTCATTGAGGAGAGCGTGGGAGGGCTGCCGCTGCGCCTGCTGAGCGACCTCAGCGGTCCGGCCAGCCTGGACCTGGCCTGGGACGCCGCCGGCGTCACGCCGGGCGTGTATCGCGCCGAAGTGCGGCTGCGTGACTTGCAGGGCAATCTGCTGGACAGCGAAACGACGGAGTTCCGCGTGGGCGTGCTGGCGGGTGAAGGGGTGGCGCTAACGGCCGTTCCCGACTTCTTCCAGCCCGGCGATGACATCATGCTGGCGTTTAGCTTCCGTAACAGTGGGGATGTGGCGTTGACGGGAACGGCCGTGATTCAGGTGCAAAGCGCCGACGGCCTGCTGGTAACGGACGAGTTCACTCATACCATCACGGCGCTGGCTCCAGGGGCAACCCTGAACCTGAGCGATATTTGGGATACAACGGCCGTCGCCGGTGGCAATTACCGCGTGGCGGCCTACGTGAAATATGGCGGCGGCGTTTCCGAGCCGCTCCAGGCGCAGATCAGTACGCAGCGGCGGGTGTATCTGCCTCTGATAGTGCGCCCCTAG
- a CDS encoding AAA family ATPase — translation MELLFIDGLPPTVGKGGIVRLLIEVGRLNENHIGKITLSGGLATIEIADGRASRLAHLLDGRSLETRHIRAWQQVDGQSQPHFAQLRHWLALEADAEQQQLQTDPQTQAEHTLTRLVIRSEDVGLGGRILLQLSPRNEQARLPFSRLSTGSPIMLSEEGESQPQSWRGVVSRLSGKNCEIALNQSPESAAKSFRIALANDEIARQRMERALTRVETARGNRTAVLRDILLGEQPATFANGRIPANTAAYTGHLNPSQQAAVRHALAAEDIAIIHGPPGTGKTTTVAALIHTVVARGDRVLACAPSNLAVDNLAEQLAAAGVSLARLGHPARILPELQAHTLDALVERQESYRQAQKLRRQAFGLRDQAGKFRRARPAPGEKQALREEAAQMLDEARQLEAHAIEQALDGAAVILSTLTGIDSAILGQRQFDLCVIDEAGQSTEPAAWIPVTRSDRLVLAGDHQQLPPTIVSRPAQEQGFGVSLLERLMRQGGAHLARRLDVQYRMNQQIMAFSSAVFYDGALQADVSVQDHLLCDLPGVERNELTATAVTFIDTAGAGYDDSQPADSDSRHNPEEAALAAKKVRQLLAANVPAASIAIITPYSAQVQRLRELLPDSIRVGTVDGFQGREMEAIIISLVRSNRAGQVGFLAETRRMNVALTRARRKLIVVGDSATIGGDLFYGRLLDYFDAIGAYRSVWEELA, via the coding sequence ATGGAACTTCTCTTCATTGATGGACTGCCGCCCACCGTTGGCAAAGGCGGCATCGTGCGGCTGCTCATCGAAGTGGGCCGGCTGAACGAAAACCACATCGGCAAAATCACCCTTAGTGGTGGCCTGGCAACCATCGAAATCGCCGACGGCCGTGCGTCACGTCTGGCCCACCTGTTAGACGGCCGTTCCCTCGAAACGCGCCACATTCGCGCCTGGCAGCAAGTGGATGGACAAAGCCAGCCCCACTTCGCCCAACTGCGCCACTGGCTGGCGCTGGAAGCCGACGCGGAACAGCAGCAGCTCCAGACAGACCCCCAGACCCAGGCCGAACACACCCTCACCCGGCTGGTCATCCGCAGCGAGGATGTGGGGTTGGGTGGGCGCATCCTGCTGCAATTGTCGCCGCGCAACGAACAGGCGCGGCTGCCTTTCAGCCGCCTGTCCACCGGCTCGCCCATCATGCTCAGCGAGGAAGGGGAGAGCCAGCCCCAATCGTGGCGCGGCGTTGTCAGCCGACTGAGCGGCAAAAACTGCGAAATCGCCCTCAACCAGTCGCCGGAATCGGCGGCCAAATCGTTTCGCATCGCCCTGGCGAACGATGAGATTGCTCGGCAGCGGATGGAGCGCGCCCTGACGCGGGTGGAGACGGCGCGGGGGAACCGCACGGCCGTTCTGCGCGACATCCTGTTGGGCGAGCAACCGGCCACCTTCGCCAACGGCCGTATCCCCGCCAACACCGCCGCCTATACCGGCCATCTTAACCCTTCCCAACAGGCCGCCGTGCGCCATGCGCTGGCCGCCGAGGACATCGCCATCATTCACGGGCCGCCGGGCACGGGCAAAACAACCACGGTGGCGGCGCTGATTCATACGGTCGTTGCTCGCGGCGACCGCGTGCTGGCCTGCGCCCCCAGCAATCTGGCCGTTGACAATCTGGCCGAACAGTTGGCCGCCGCCGGTGTGTCGCTGGCGCGATTGGGCCATCCGGCGCGCATCTTGCCTGAACTGCAAGCGCACACCCTGGACGCGCTGGTCGAGCGGCAAGAGAGCTACCGCCAGGCGCAAAAACTGCGCCGTCAGGCGTTTGGCCTGCGCGACCAGGCGGGCAAATTCCGCCGCGCCCGACCCGCGCCCGGCGAAAAGCAAGCCTTGCGCGAGGAGGCCGCGCAGATGCTCGACGAAGCGCGCCAGCTTGAAGCCCACGCCATCGAGCAGGCGCTGGACGGCGCGGCGGTGATTTTGTCCACGCTCACCGGCATAGACAGCGCCATTTTAGGCCAACGGCAGTTCGACCTGTGCGTCATTGACGAAGCGGGGCAAAGCACGGAACCGGCGGCCTGGATTCCGGTCACGCGCAGCGACCGGCTGGTGCTGGCCGGCGATCATCAACAACTGCCGCCGACGATTGTCTCGCGGCCAGCCCAAGAGCAGGGTTTTGGCGTCAGCCTGCTGGAGCGACTTATGCGGCAGGGTGGCGCACACCTGGCCCGCCGCCTGGACGTGCAGTACCGCATGAACCAGCAGATCATGGCTTTCAGTTCGGCGGTGTTTTACGATGGCGCTTTGCAAGCGGACGTTTCGGTGCAAGATCATCTGCTGTGTGATTTGCCGGGGGTGGAGCGCAATGAGTTGACGGCAACGGCCGTGACCTTCATAGACACCGCCGGCGCCGGCTACGACGACAGCCAGCCCGCCGACAGCGACAGCCGCCACAACCCGGAAGAGGCGGCGTTGGCGGCCAAAAAGGTGCGCCAGCTTTTGGCGGCCAACGTTCCCGCCGCCAGCATCGCCATCATCACCCCTTATTCGGCGCAGGTGCAGCGTTTGCGCGAACTGCTGCCCGACAGCATTCGTGTTGGCACGGTAGATGGCTTTCAGGGGCGCGAGATGGAGGCGATTATCATCTCGTTGGTGCGGTCGAATCGGGCAGGGCAGGTGGGCTTTCTGGCCGAGACGCGGCGCATGAATGTGGCGCTCACCCGCGCCCGGCGCAAGCTGATCGTTGTTGGCGACAGCGCGACGATTGGTGGGGATTTGTTTTACGGCCGTTTGCTGGACTATTTTGACGCCATCGGCGCGTATCGCTCGGTCTGGGAAGAGCTGGCCTGA